Within Candidatus Omnitrophota bacterium, the genomic segment CTGGCCTTGTTGACGCCATTTTTCCGCCAAAACCAAAAGCGAGTTGGCAGCCGATTGGCGTTCTGTCTCTTCTCCGTTTTGGAATACGGCCCATAAGGCTTTTTCGGTTTGCGGCAGGGCGATGCGGCCCGCCGCTTCGATGGCGGCGCAGCGGATGATGGGATTATCATTCGACAAAGCGGCAGCGACGGCCGCGCCGCCCTCTGCGTCTCCTCGCGATCCCAGCGTTATCAACAAAGCGCATTGCCATTCCGTTCCTTGGGCAGGCTCAATGGCGGAGACGATCGCTTGCTCCGCCGCCGCGCCGGGAATCCTCTCCAACGCCCCGCGCGCTTTTTCACGAAAATCTATGTCGTCCAACAACTGCGCCAGCGATGGGACGGCTTGATCGCCGCCGGCGTAAGAAAGCATTTCGATGGCGAATAATTTCGCGCTGGAAGAATAATCGTTTTTCAGAATATCCAATAAGGCCGATTCCACGGCGAGTCGATCCTGCTTCGCGCCGGGCGCAGTGGATCGAAAAACGATAGTTTCGACAACGCGGCGGGCGTATTTGTCTTCAAATAAATTATTGCTCCCGACGCCTTGAATGACGGATGCGAAAATGGCAGGCCCTTTGGCGGCGAGCGATTCCAAGGCCATTTGTCTTACATTTTCCTCCGGCGAGCCGAGTTGGCGGACAACGTCTTGCGACTCGGCGGCCAAGGCGGCGCAAAGGAGCATTCCAAGGACGAGTCCTTTTATAGATTTAACGATACTCATATCGATTTCTCCTCCATTTTTGAATTACAGGCGCCAGGGAGCGCGGTAGGGTTTGAATAGCCAACGGTTGGCTTCCTCGTCGCCGACGAATTTTTCGCGCTCAGGGTCCCACTGCAACTTTCGCCCCAAACGCAGCGCGATATTCCCCAAATGGGCGCAGGTTACGGAACGGTGGCCAATTTCGGCGTCGCAGATGGGACGGCGGCGCGCGCGGATGCAATCCATCCAGTTTCGTTCGTGGCCTGGGCTGCGATAGAAATGGACGTCATTGGGGCCGAGTTTTTCCTGAAGCAATTCCTTGGGTTCGGCGATCAAGCCGCCGCGCCAAACATGCACCCAGCCCTCTGTTCCTTCGAATTTGGTTCCATGCTCTGGATTCGCGGCGATCATGCGGACGCCATTGGCATATTCATATTCCACGTGAAATTGGGTATAGGTTTCGAAACGTCCGCTCGTAGGCAAGGTTCCCGTTCCTTCGACGGATACGGGGCCGCTGCGGTCCATTCCCAATCCCCATTGAGCAATATCGAAATGGTGGGCGCCCCAGTCGGTCATTTGGCCGCCGGAATAATCGAAGAACCAACGGAAACTCCAAAAGGCGCGGTCTTTGTTAAAAGGAACCAAGGGCGCCGGGCCGAGGTACATATTCCAGTCCATGCCATCAGGCGGATCGGCGTTGGGACTATTGCCTCCGGCGGAGCCGTTGGGAAGAAAAACGCGGACGGTATGAACCTTGCCGATTCGTCCGCTTTGAACCAATTCGCAGGCAAAGCGGAACTCTTCGCTGGAACGCTGCTGGCTGCCCACTTGGAATACGCAGCCATACCTTTGCGCCGCTTTGACTAACTGCTTGCCTTCGTGAATCGTTAACGTCAGAGGTTTTTGGCAATAGATATCCTTCCCCGCCTCGCAAGCGGAAATCGCGATACGCGTATGCCAATGATCCGGCGTGGCGATAATGACGGCGTCGATGTCGCCGCGGTCGAGCAGTTCGCGGAAATCGTTGTATGCGGAGCAATTTTCGTTTTCGTATTTGTAATCGACTCTCTCCTTGGCGCCCATGCGATGCGGTTCGTAAACGTCGCAGGTTGCCAGCACCTGCGAATCGGCGAATCCCAAAACGACGCTCATGTTCGCCGTTCCCATGCCCCCGCAGCCAATGAGGCCGACGGAGATGCGGTCGTTGGCGGAAACTCGTCCCTTGGCGTGAAGGTTGCGCGCGAAAAAAGGCATGGCCAGCGCCGACGAACCGGCCCGCCCCAAAAACGCTCGTCTCGTCATCGAATGCGACATTGCGATCCTCCCAAAGGTTGATGTTAAAATCAAATAACTCCGCCCTTTTCGGCGAAAAACGGCGCCCTTGGCTCGAGCACGCCGATCAGCCAACCAAAGCCGGATTGATTTCGCGATTATTCTTGGTAGATTACCATAGGTTGCCAAGGCGCGATAGATTATGGAAAAGGAGAAAATGATGAAATTGTTGGAAATGCGCTACCGCCCGTTGGGCCGTTGCGGAACGAAAGTAAGCCAATTCGGTCTCGGAGGATGGACGACGTTCGGCGACAGCGTGAAGGACGCATCGTCCATCCGCTCCATTCTCTACGCCGCTTACGACGCGGGCGTTAATTTTTTCGACATGGCCGACGTATACGGCGCGGGAGAAACGGAACGAGCGATGGGGGAGATTCTGCGCGATTTTCCCCGCCGCGAACTCGTCCTATCCAGCAAAGTCTTTTTTCCCATGAGCGACGCCATCAACGATCGCGGACTCTCCCGCAAGCATATTATGGAGTCCATCGACGGCAGCCTGCGGCGCATCGGCGCCGATTATCTCGATATTTACTTTTGCCATCGCTTTGATGAGGAAACTCCGTTGGAGGAGACGGTCCGCGCTATGGACGACCTCGTACATCAAGGCAAGATCGTTTATTGGGGAACCAGCGAATGGAGCGGCGCCCAACTGTCCGAAGCGCAACTGCTTTGTGAACGCCGAAACTATTACCCGCCCCAAGTGGAGCAGCCGCGCTACAGCCTGCTGGCGCGCGACCGCTTCGAAAACGACGTTCGGCCCGCCGCTATGAAGCATGGCATGGGATTAACGACATTCAGCCCATTGGCTTTTGGAACTCTTACGGGGAAATACGACAAAGGTTTGCCGGAAGGCTCGCGGCTGGATCAGATCGAATGGCTGCGCGGGCGCACCAATTCCAACATCAATATCGAACGGGTGCGCAAAATGAAATACCTCGCCGATTCTCTGGGCTGCGAGCGCTCACAACTCGCTCTCGCCTGGGTTGCCTCTCAACCGGGCGTCTCCAGCGTCATCACCGGCGCGACGAAATTGGAGCAATTGCAGGAAAACCTCGGCGCGTTGTCCGTTGAAATCACGGAAGAAATCAACATGGAACTCGATATGATTTTCCCGGATTAATTGGACAAGCCCATTTACGAACCGATCTTATCCATAAACAATATCACCGGCGGATCCATGCCAGGCTACAAGACGCACATAACCGGAGCGCTTCTTTTTTGCGGTTTGCTCTCCCTTTTTCCGTTTTGGCTTCCGTTGCCGATAACCGGAAAAATCGCTTGCGCCGCTCTCGCCGTCTTTTTCGGCCTTTGGCCGGATGTTGACGCCAAAAGCAAGGGACAGGCGATTTACCTTACCGTCTTCCTGATCGTGGATGCGGCGTTGATTTACTTAAAAGAATACGAAAAGGCGGCTTATCTCGGCCTGTTAATCGTTCTGCCCATCCTCGCCCGCCATCGCGGTTGGACTCATAGTTTGTTAGGCATGATTATAGTTCCCGGTGGAATATTTCTCATCGTTCTTCATTACTCCGGCGGGCGCCCGATGGATTTTTTCCCGTATTTCTTCGCCGCCGTATTGGGATATGCCAGCCATTTGATCCTGGATCGCTTCTTCTGATCGCCGGTCTCTACCTTCCGCCGTCCAATTCCAAATCGCGCAGCATTTGCCAATCTTGTTTGGGATCGCGTCCGGCGGTTGTAAGGTAATTTCCAATCATCATGCTGTCCGCGCCCGCGAAGAAGATCATGCTCTGCAAATCGCGCAGATTTTTGTCGCGCCCGCCGCAGATTTTGATCTCCTGTTTCGGCAGCATGAAACGGTAAAGCGCGATCGTTATTAGGCAAGTTAAGGGCGGCAGGGGCGCCGCATTCGCCAATGGCGTTCCGGGAATGGGGTGAAGAAAATTCATCGGAACCGTATCTACGTTCAACTCGCGCAGCGTCAGCGCCAGGTCGACGCGATCTTCCAAGGTTTCCCCCAACCCGAAGATGCCGCCGGAGCATAGTTTGATCCCCGCCTCCCGCATGGCTCGCAGCGTCTCCAGCCGTTCCTGGTAGGTATGCGTCGTACAGATCGACGGGAAAAACCTTTCCGACGTTTCCAGGTTATGATTGATTTCGGTTACGCCGCATTCGCGCAGATATTGGAGTTGCTCGCGGGAGAGAATGCCGAACGATCCATGCGCCTCCATTCCCGTCTCGCCGAGTATGCGTCGAATCATTTCGCCCAGCGTTTCCAATTCTTTTCGATGGCGGACGCCTCTGCCGCTGATTACGGGCGCGAACGATTCGGCCCCGTCCGCCTTGGCCTCGCGCGCTCGTTCCACGACCTCGTCCGGCGTCATGATTCCATAGACGGGAGCGCCCGTCGAGAAAAGCGCCGATTGCGCGCAAAAAGCGCAGTCTTCCGGACATGCGCCCGACTTGGCGTTAACGATGGAGCAGAGGCTGACCTTCTCTCCGCGAAAAAGTCGCCGGATTTTCTGGGCGTGATGAAAGAGGAGCAAGGCGTCGTTTCGATCCAAGGAACCGATCTGAAGCGCCTCCTCCTTCGTAATGAAACCGCCGTCAAGAATCCTGGCCGTTATTTCATGCAAAAATTCGTAAAGCGGACGATCGTCCGCCATGAGCGGCGTTTCCGTCATTATTTCATCGATTTTCGTCATTCGAATCTCTCCCTATTGTTCGTTACGAATTTTTTTCTCGAAGACGATTTCGTAAAGATATTCGTCTTCTATTGGAAATCTTCTTGACCGGCAATCTATTTTGTTGTTTTGCGGATATGGTATTCTAAACCATACAAACGCCGTTAAAGGAAATATCCAAAAGGAATAATGACAATGTTCGATTATAAAAGCGCTATATTTTCGAAAATCAATGGTGCAGGATTTATTCTTTTATGGCTATTCGTTTTCTCTTGGCTGCCGCTTTTCTGCCATTCCAGCGAGGGACGTTTTTTGAAATTATTCTGGTTTGAAAGTGGAATCGAACATGGCAATCCCTCGTACAATTCCCGCTTTCGCGTCAATGCTCCCGAATCCGTACTCCATCCCGCCTTCAAAGACCGCGGCGAAGTCCGGGGCAACGGCATGATGCTCATTCTCATGGAAGAAGATTTAAGCCAATTGGCAGGCGCGGAACTCTATCTCGAAGTCTGGGGCGGCCATCCCGGTACGGCGAACAAGCGCGTCTCCATCAATGGCCGCAGCGTTTACGGCCTAGCCGATGCCGGGACGGAAGACCGCCATTGCTCCTATAGTTATCCGCTAATCCCGCTCAAAATCACCGATCTATGCAACGGCTATAACGCCTTCCAATTCGCTTGCGATGCGGGTTCTTCCTTTTGGGGGCATTTTATCGTCGATAATGCCTGCCTGCGCGCGGAATTGAAACCGCAACATCCTTTCCTGGCGAAAGAAGGACTTGTTGATTTTCAGGCCGCCGTCCATATTCTCCCATCTATTTCAAACGAGGAAATGATTCCTATCCAACTATCTTTCCCCCAAAGCTTTTTATCGCAGATCGAACGCGTCGATTTCGAGGGGTATTATATCGGTTACGACGAGAACGGGGATGGAAAAACCAAAGATTGGCATGGATTCACAAAGGATAAACGGCCCGCCGCCATCATCGGATCGGCTCATTCGGCTCCTTTTGCGGCGAAATGGAACGCGTCCATGCTGCCAACGCAGAAAGGCATGGCTGTCCGCGCCATCGTTCATTTTAAGAATCATCGCGATCTCGTTTATATTACGCCGCCGCTTGACGGCATAACATCCCCTATTCGAACCGGATGCGATGTCGATATCTATTACTCACACGATTTGCCGAAGCCTTTTTGGTCGCGGGCCAACAAATCGGCGTCTTGCTCCATCGATGTGGACGCCGATAGGAGCCGCGTTGAACGAGCGGAATTGCATGTCGCCATCTGGGATGGAGGCCGGGGCGAAACGAAAAATCCATTTACGCTCAACGGGCATCCTCTTGAGGCCGTGGGAGAAGGCAAGCATGACGTCATTTATCGCGTACTCCCTATCGATCCCGCCATTGTAAAAAACGGTCCCAATCGCATCGAACTCCTTTCCAGCACGGAACATCACGGCATCGAAGTTTTACTGCCAGGACCCGCCCTTATCGTCCGGCATCGTAAACCATAATCGAAAAAAGAAGAAAGAAATCGTACTTATGCGTTAAGTTGCCCGCCGAATCAATATATAATTATAGAACGATGTTTGCTTCATACAATCCATTGTGATGTCCAAAATTAATTACTCCTTTTTTCAAAGTTCTATAAAATTAATGGAGAGGCCATAAATATATTTTTTTCCCCGGAGGGAAAAATTGGTTATTTCTATCCGTCGATTTTTTGCCGATTTTTTAATGGTTTATTTGCCGTGGATGCTGAGTTCGGCCCCCGTCTCCGCCGCTTCGGTGGAATTAACGCCGCTCGATAAGGAAAGTCATTTTTCGGAAACATGGGAATACGTTTCCTTTCTTAAAGACGCCGGTTTGACTTATCGATCCATATATTTTATCGATTTCGATCGCCATGGCGTTGTTTGGATCGCCGCTTCGGACGGTCTATATAGCTATGACGGCTATGGCTGGAAACGCTATACGAAACAAAACGGACTGCCCAGCAATTTCATTCGTTGCGTACGCATCGTCCGCGACGGGACGTTGTGGGTAGGAACCGATCAAGGCGCGGGGACGTTCGACGGGAAAAGATACGATGCGCATGGTTCGGAAACGGGTTTAGCGGGTCCCAGCGTTCGCCGAATCGTCGAAGACCCCGATGGAAGCCTCTGGTTTTGCTGCGATCGCTGGCCGGAATACAATGTTCAGGGCGGATTGAGCCGATACGCCGACGGCCGATGGACCGTCTATCGGAGGGAGAATGGATTCCCCAGCGATTATGTGATCGATTATTTTCGCGATTCGCAAAACCGGCAATTCGTTATGACGGGCAATCGTGGACTAGTTCAACAAGAGAGCGATCGATGGTTTTACCCTTTATCCAGTTTTGGTTTGCATAAAGACGAAAATCTGTGGTGCGCTGCGGAATCGCCCGTGGACGGCGTTATGATCGCCTCCTTCGAAGGCGCTTATGTTTGGAAAAACGGTCAATGGCGTTTCTTTTCCAATCCATCGAATCTTACGCCCCTTCCTAATCAAAGGGTTCATCAATTATGTACTTCGCGGGACGGCCGCATCTTATCGTTCAATAAAGCATCCGGCGAACAATTCATGTATCTCTTGGAGTGGAGGGAAGACCATTTCGAACCAATTACCTCCATGCCGTATCCGGGCGATCAATGGGTGGAAACAGTGGCGGAAGCGCCGGACGGCTCGATATGGTGCGGGGGAAAAAACCTTCTGCTTCGTTGGACGAAGAGACAGAAGGAATGGATGACTTTTAAAGAATTTCCGGAACCGCATTTCTACGACAATCGGGGAAGAACCTGGTTTGTAGGAAAAGATGCGATTATCCGTTCGGCCTCTGGCGGGTGGGAACCTTGGGAACAGACAAAGGGTCTTTTTTTTCAAGACGGCGCTGGCGGCGTTTGGCGATGGAGTGAATCCCAATTAACTCGCTGGCATAAAGAAGGCGAAACGCAATACGGCGCCCAAGGCATGACTTTGAAAACCATTGATGGCGTAATCCCGGACGCCGAGAATCGTATCTGGTTTTACGGTAAAAAAGAGGAGGGAAAACTAGGGATCGATCTTTTTGCGGAAGAAAAATGGATGGCTATCGACGTTGCGGGATTCGAAAATCGACGAATCATCGATATTTGTTCCGATCCCAAAGAAGGCGTCTGGCTTCTCCTTTCGACGGATCAAGCCTCATTGTTCCAACTTGTACGTCTTTCTCCATCCGGAAAAAATCCCAAATTTGTTGACATCGATTTTCCGATGATTATTCCGCCAAAGATATTTGTGGATCATACGGGTACTATCTGGTTATATGGTTCCAATATTCTCTACTTTCGCCAACCGGATCAAAACCAAGAGTGGACCAGAGAGAATAAGACCGTCGGCGGCGTGATCCTTGGCGTCTATGAAAACGTTCATGGCCTGTGGTTCGTATGCGATTGTGGTTCTTACGGCCTATCCGGAATCTCTCGTTTGAAGGATGGCGTATGGGATAACATATGGGATCAAATCGTTTTTACGGCGAAAAATCCGGATGGCTCTATTGTTTTCGTAGGATATGACACGATTTACGTCTCTTCCGTATTCGTTAAGGAATCCTATCGTATAACCTTGCCGCGGCATGGTTACATTTCGGGCGCCGTCCTCGAAAGTACCGGAGTGCTATGGATACGCATCGACAGCGATGTTTATCGTTTCAGTTCCGATCGCATTCCTCCTGAGACAATTCTTTCTCCCGATTCCGGGCCTTTTTATCATGGCGATAATATTGTTTGCGGCCTCACAGCTATCGAGTTCGGTCTTCCGCGCGGCATACACAGAAATTTCCGCTATTCCATGCGTCTCGACAGCGAACCTTGGCCGCTTTTTTCCCATTTGCCCGATATCTTTATCGATACGCGGACGATGGCTGTCGGCAAGCATTCGCTGGAAGTCCGGGCGCGGGACGAAGGATTGGATGTCGATCCCACCCCGGCGCGATGGGAATTCGCCATTCTGCCTAAACCGCTGCAAGAACGAGAGTGGTTTACGTTCGCCGTGTCGGGGATCATCGTTCTCATCGTTTCGCTGGCGGCAGCCGCTTCGATTCTGGCTCTGATCGCCGTTCGAACGAGAAATCAGGCGCAGCAGGAGAGAAAAGCGCTTCAGTGGATTTCACAAAAATTGGCGGGATCGTTGACCGCCAAGGAAATCGCCCGCCTGGCGGCGGAAGAATCGCAAAGAATATTCCATCACGACGCTTTCTTTTTGGATATTTTCAATCCATCGAAAACGCATCTCCTAGGCATCTATAACGAAGATACGCCGCCGGATGGCAAAAAACCCGTCGAAGTTCCTTCCACAACATTCGATATTCAATCCATAGAAAACAAATATTCTATTAATTTAAAAGTCCTATTAGGCGAAACTGTTCTCATCAACCGCCCATCAGAAGCAAAAACTAGTTCCTTTCTACCTTTTGGATACAAAGACCGTCTTTCCCGTTCGCTTATGTTTGTTCCTCTGGTTTGGGAAAATGAAACCATAGGCAGTCTTTCCGTTCAAAGCTATACGCCCGGCCGCTACAAGGAAAAAGATTTGAGCTTGCTGAAATCCTTCGCCGACAATTGCAGCGGCGCGCTGGCTCGCGTGCGCGCCGAAGAAGCTTTGAAGCAAAGCGAAGAACAGTTGCAGCAATCCCAAAAAATGGAAGCTGTCGGAAGGTTGGCGGGAGGCATCGCGCACGATTTTAACAATCTGTTGATGGCCATTATAGGCTATGGCGATCTGGCGTTGAAAAAACTCGATGCGAATGCTTCCCAGCGGAAATATATCGAAGAAATGATCAAAGCGGGAAACCGCGCCGCTGCCTTGACGCAACAGCTTCTCGCTTTCAGCCGCAAGCAGATCGTTCAACCCAAAGTTTTCAATCCGAATACTATCATCTACGATATGAACAAAATGCTTCAGCGGTTGATTGGGGAAGATATCGAAGTCGTCATGGATTTAGATCCTTCTCTCGGCTGCGTCAAAGCCGATCCCGGCCAGATCGAGCAAGTGATCGTCAATCTATTCGTCAACGCCCGCGACGCCATGCTCCAAGGAGGACGGCTTACGATCCTAACGAGGAATATCGATTTTCTGGATATCCGCGCGACGGAACGGCTCAGCCTCCCTCCTGGACCTTATGTTCTTCTGTTCATCGAAGATACGGGACATGGAATCGAGAAATCAATCCAAGAGAAAATTTTCGAACCGTTTTTCACGACAAAAGAAATAAACAAAGGCGCCGGATTGGGACTTTCGACTGTATATGGGATTGTTAAACAGAGCGGAGGCGCCATCGCCGTCGACAGCGAGCCGGGCAAAGGTTCCGCTTTTTCCATTTATTTGCCGCGCGTGGACTCCCTGCCCGACGCAATACAGAAAGATCCGCCCTCTCCCAAATCCAGCAGGGGCGCGGAAACGATTCTATTGGCGGAAGATCAGGAACTAGTAAGAGATTTGGCGGCTCGCGCCTTGCGGGAAAACGGATACGCCGTATTGGAAGCGGCGAACGGCGCCGAAGCCGTACAACTACATGAACAATTCAAAGACGTTATCCATCTGCTGCTGACGGACGTGATTATGCCGGGCATGAGCGGCAGAGAATTATCCAAACGAATAACCGCCCAGCGGCCGGAAATTCGCACGATCTATATTTCCGGTTATTCTGAAGATGTTATTAGTCATCACGGCGTATTGGAACCGGGGACGACGCTTTTGAAAAAACCTTTTGCCAATGACGTTATGCTTCAAGAAATCAGAAAAGTCTTGGATAAATCGGAATGACTTTTTTATCGCATCGCGAAAGACATTAAAAATGGCTTTGCGAATATAGGGGTGTTAAGCGCTTTCCTTCTTTTCCATTTCCTGCGTCTCCGTTTCCTTTTGTTCTTCCTCGTTGGATTCCGGGGTCGGTATTTTGTTTTCCGGCGGCGGAAAGTTTATGGACAATGTTTTACGGCATTTCGCGGCCAGCAATTCGTGTGTGAAAGGCTTAATAACATAATCGTTGGCGCCGGCTTTGAGGGCGTTAACGACTTGTTTTTTTTCGGCGTTGGTCGTGGCCATGATAATCGGCGTATTGATTCCCAGGGACCGCATCGCGATGACCGCATCCAGACCGGAGAGGGCGGGCATGTTCCAGTCCATCATAATCAAATCGTAATTTTGGGTTCTCGCGGCTTCAAGAGCTTTTTTTCCGTCCTCCGCCTCGTCGAAATGAGTAAAGCCCGGGATGGAGGAAAGCGCGGCAATCACGTATTTCCTCATAGCCCCCGAATCGTCGACTACTAGAACTTTCATCGTGTAATTTTTTACCCTTGGAGAATCGATTTATTCTTTGAAAAGGCTCAGAATAATTTTTAACGCGAATACGACAAACATTCAGGACTTTAATTCGAAAACCGAATTGCAGCCGTTATGAAGGACTAAAAGAGGAACAAAAAAAAACGATTCTGCCTCCAAACCACTTTATATAAACATATTATACAAATACGTTTATTTATAGCATATTATTTTTCAAATGGCAAGTCTACTTGACAAATGAAAATCAAGGCCGCTTTCTCATTTTCGAGAAGCGGCCTGTTTCGAATATTTGAAAACAAAGACGCAAGAATAGCTACGCGAACTGTACGCCTATCTTTGCGCCTGTCGCGCGAACGTATTCGGAGGCCTGCGCGTACTCTTCGGCAGTGGAGAGATGTTCGAGCATCAGGGGAACGCCGGACAATCGGCTCAGTTCGCGCAAGTATACCCCATAATCCAATCCCCCCAGGCCGGGACGGATTTCGTCGAGATGCGTAGTAAGTTTCTCCTGCAAGATAATATCCTTGCCGTGACAGCTGCGGATATAGGGGCCGAGTTTGGCAAAGCATTCGCGAATCAATGCGCCGTTGCCGAAATAGCGCTGTGGGCTGCATATGAGGTTGACGGGATCGAGATGGGCGGCGAAAGCTTGGCGGTCGATAGCCTTGATGAGATCGAGATAGGAATCGGGAGAATCGGGATAGGCCCAGGGCATGGTTTCCAATGTGTAGAAAGTGCGCTTGGGCTTGACGGCGTCGATGACGCTGCGCGTCGTCTCTACGATCATATCGAACGTCTCTTTCGTAAAATTATCCTTGTCAGGGCCGTCCCAAACCTTCCCCCGC encodes:
- a CDS encoding Gfo/Idh/MocA family oxidoreductase; this translates as MSHSMTRRAFLGRAGSSALAMPFFARNLHAKGRVSANDRISVGLIGCGGMGTANMSVVLGFADSQVLATCDVYEPHRMGAKERVDYKYENENCSAYNDFRELLDRGDIDAVIIATPDHWHTRIAISACEAGKDIYCQKPLTLTIHEGKQLVKAAQRYGCVFQVGSQQRSSEEFRFACELVQSGRIGKVHTVRVFLPNGSAGGNSPNADPPDGMDWNMYLGPAPLVPFNKDRAFWSFRWFFDYSGGQMTDWGAHHFDIAQWGLGMDRSGPVSVEGTGTLPTSGRFETYTQFHVEYEYANGVRMIAANPEHGTKFEGTEGWVHVWRGGLIAEPKELLQEKLGPNDVHFYRSPGHERNWMDCIRARRRPICDAEIGHRSVTCAHLGNIALRLGRKLQWDPEREKFVGDEEANRWLFKPYRAPWRL
- a CDS encoding aldo/keto reductase family protein — its product is MRYRPLGRCGTKVSQFGLGGWTTFGDSVKDASSIRSILYAAYDAGVNFFDMADVYGAGETERAMGEILRDFPRRELVLSSKVFFPMSDAINDRGLSRKHIMESIDGSLRRIGADYLDIYFCHRFDEETPLEETVRAMDDLVHQGKIVYWGTSEWSGAQLSEAQLLCERRNYYPPQVEQPRYSLLARDRFENDVRPAAMKHGMGLTTFSPLAFGTLTGKYDKGLPEGSRLDQIEWLRGRTNSNINIERVRKMKYLADSLGCERSQLALAWVASQPGVSSVITGATKLEQLQENLGALSVEITEEINMELDMIFPD
- a CDS encoding metal-dependent hydrolase, translating into MDKPIYEPILSINNITGGSMPGYKTHITGALLFCGLLSLFPFWLPLPITGKIACAALAVFFGLWPDVDAKSKGQAIYLTVFLIVDAALIYLKEYEKAAYLGLLIVLPILARHRGWTHSLLGMIIVPGGIFLIVLHYSGGRPMDFFPYFFAAVLGYASHLILDRFF
- the bioB gene encoding biotin synthase BioB; amino-acid sequence: MADDRPLYEFLHEITARILDGGFITKEEALQIGSLDRNDALLLFHHAQKIRRLFRGEKVSLCSIVNAKSGACPEDCAFCAQSALFSTGAPVYGIMTPDEVVERAREAKADGAESFAPVISGRGVRHRKELETLGEMIRRILGETGMEAHGSFGILSREQLQYLRECGVTEINHNLETSERFFPSICTTHTYQERLETLRAMREAGIKLCSGGIFGLGETLEDRVDLALTLRELNVDTVPMNFLHPIPGTPLANAAPLPPLTCLITIALYRFMLPKQEIKICGGRDKNLRDLQSMIFFAGADSMMIGNYLTTAGRDPKQDWQMLRDLELDGGR
- a CDS encoding ATP-binding protein, yielding MVISIRRFFADFLMVYLPWMLSSAPVSAASVELTPLDKESHFSETWEYVSFLKDAGLTYRSIYFIDFDRHGVVWIAASDGLYSYDGYGWKRYTKQNGLPSNFIRCVRIVRDGTLWVGTDQGAGTFDGKRYDAHGSETGLAGPSVRRIVEDPDGSLWFCCDRWPEYNVQGGLSRYADGRWTVYRRENGFPSDYVIDYFRDSQNRQFVMTGNRGLVQQESDRWFYPLSSFGLHKDENLWCAAESPVDGVMIASFEGAYVWKNGQWRFFSNPSNLTPLPNQRVHQLCTSRDGRILSFNKASGEQFMYLLEWREDHFEPITSMPYPGDQWVETVAEAPDGSIWCGGKNLLLRWTKRQKEWMTFKEFPEPHFYDNRGRTWFVGKDAIIRSASGGWEPWEQTKGLFFQDGAGGVWRWSESQLTRWHKEGETQYGAQGMTLKTIDGVIPDAENRIWFYGKKEEGKLGIDLFAEEKWMAIDVAGFENRRIIDICSDPKEGVWLLLSTDQASLFQLVRLSPSGKNPKFVDIDFPMIIPPKIFVDHTGTIWLYGSNILYFRQPDQNQEWTRENKTVGGVILGVYENVHGLWFVCDCGSYGLSGISRLKDGVWDNIWDQIVFTAKNPDGSIVFVGYDTIYVSSVFVKESYRITLPRHGYISGAVLESTGVLWIRIDSDVYRFSSDRIPPETILSPDSGPFYHGDNIVCGLTAIEFGLPRGIHRNFRYSMRLDSEPWPLFSHLPDIFIDTRTMAVGKHSLEVRARDEGLDVDPTPARWEFAILPKPLQEREWFTFAVSGIIVLIVSLAAAASILALIAVRTRNQAQQERKALQWISQKLAGSLTAKEIARLAAEESQRIFHHDAFFLDIFNPSKTHLLGIYNEDTPPDGKKPVEVPSTTFDIQSIENKYSINLKVLLGETVLINRPSEAKTSSFLPFGYKDRLSRSLMFVPLVWENETIGSLSVQSYTPGRYKEKDLSLLKSFADNCSGALARVRAEEALKQSEEQLQQSQKMEAVGRLAGGIAHDFNNLLMAIIGYGDLALKKLDANASQRKYIEEMIKAGNRAAALTQQLLAFSRKQIVQPKVFNPNTIIYDMNKMLQRLIGEDIEVVMDLDPSLGCVKADPGQIEQVIVNLFVNARDAMLQGGRLTILTRNIDFLDIRATERLSLPPGPYVLLFIEDTGHGIEKSIQEKIFEPFFTTKEINKGAGLGLSTVYGIVKQSGGAIAVDSEPGKGSAFSIYLPRVDSLPDAIQKDPPSPKSSRGAETILLAEDQELVRDLAARALRENGYAVLEAANGAEAVQLHEQFKDVIHLLLTDVIMPGMSGRELSKRITAQRPEIRTIYISGYSEDVISHHGVLEPGTTLLKKPFANDVMLQEIRKVLDKSE
- a CDS encoding response regulator, whose product is MKVLVVDDSGAMRKYVIAALSSIPGFTHFDEAEDGKKALEAARTQNYDLIMMDWNMPALSGLDAVIAMRSLGINTPIIMATTNAEKKQVVNALKAGANDYVIKPFTHELLAAKCRKTLSINFPPPENKIPTPESNEEEQKETETQEMEKKESA
- a CDS encoding sugar phosphate isomerase/epimerase, which codes for MNKNGKITRRDFTKQSMAAAAFLTANQVSRAEEKTYPIRLGGPVMEKYESPEQWVAIVKRLGYSAAYCPVNNKQSDDVVNAYAAAAEKAGIVISEVGVWNNPMDPDEAKRRQALEYCREQLALAERIGARCCVNICGSRGKVWDGPDKDNFTKETFDMIVETTRSVIDAVKPKRTFYTLETMPWAYPDSPDSYLDLIKAIDRQAFAAHLDPVNLICSPQRYFGNGALIRECFAKLGPYIRSCHGKDIILQEKLTTHLDEIRPGLGGLDYGVYLRELSRLSGVPLMLEHLSTAEEYAQASEYVRATGAKIGVQFA